One stretch of Thermodesulfobacteriota bacterium DNA includes these proteins:
- the ppk2 gene encoding polyphosphate kinase 2: MGKKKEDKKNKDKIDNKYYEKELERLQIELVKLQEWVVREEKKIAIIFEGRDAAGKGGMIKRITAPLNHRVCRVVALGVPTEKEKTQWYLQRYVPHLPAAGEIVLFDRSWYNRAGVERVMGFCSKQQYNEFLRICPGFEEALIRSGMMLFKYWLDITPQEQEERFTERIENPMKRWKISPMDMSARSKWYDYSAAKDDMFKFTDTKLSPWYVVDANDKKRARLNCISHILEHIPYEHEPKNKIKLPPLQSKKSYRKSRVLDKIFVPEKY; this comes from the coding sequence ATGGGAAAAAAGAAAGAGGATAAAAAAAACAAAGACAAGATTGACAATAAGTACTATGAGAAAGAGCTTGAGAGACTCCAGATAGAACTCGTAAAACTTCAGGAGTGGGTAGTAAGGGAGGAGAAGAAAATTGCGATAATATTTGAAGGCAGAGACGCTGCCGGGAAAGGCGGCATGATAAAGCGTATAACGGCGCCTCTAAACCACAGAGTTTGCCGTGTCGTGGCACTCGGCGTGCCTACCGAGAAAGAAAAAACCCAGTGGTACCTCCAGCGCTATGTTCCCCATCTTCCCGCTGCTGGTGAGATAGTGCTGTTTGACCGAAGCTGGTACAACAGAGCCGGTGTTGAGCGCGTTATGGGCTTTTGCTCCAAACAGCAGTACAACGAATTTTTAAGAATATGCCCCGGGTTTGAAGAGGCTCTTATAAGATCAGGAATGATGCTTTTTAAGTACTGGCTTGATATAACACCACAGGAGCAGGAAGAGAGGTTTACGGAGAGGATAGAAAACCCGATGAAACGCTGGAAGATAAGCCCGATGGATATGAGCGCACGTAGCAAGTGGTACGATTATTCAGCGGCGAAAGATGATATGTTCAAATTTACCGACACAAAACTCTCCCCCTGGTATGTAGTCGACGCAAACGATAAAAAGAGAGCGAGGCTAAACTGTATTAGTCATATTTTAGAGCATATTCCATACGAACATGAGCCTAAAAACAAGATAAAGCTTCCGCCTCTTCAAAGTAAGAAGAGCTATCGAAAGTCTCGGGTTTTAGATAAAATATTTGTCCC
- a CDS encoding muconolactone Delta-isomerase family protein, which yields MKYLVTANESGGFYSSDEVAQILEQMVIPAFDELEELESDGALVGGVPVGERAFVFIVEAESHDDVDRTLRSLPLWGVMDWEVTPLQDFESRASHEREILKELNKRS from the coding sequence ATGAAATATCTAGTCACAGCAAACGAAAGTGGGGGTTTCTATTCTTCTGACGAAGTTGCGCAAATATTAGAGCAAATGGTCATTCCGGCGTTTGATGAGCTAGAAGAGCTTGAGAGTGACGGTGCACTTGTTGGCGGAGTGCCTGTTGGGGAGAGGGCTTTTGTCTTTATTGTTGAAGCAGAGTCGCATGACGATGTTGACCGTACGCTTAGATCCCTTCCCTTATGGGGAGTGATGGACTGGGAAGTTACCCCGCTTCAGGATTTTGAGTCCAGAGCTTCTCATGAAAGAGAGATATTAAAAGAATTAAATAAGAGAAGCTAG